In the genome of Phycisphaerae bacterium, one region contains:
- a CDS encoding S41 family peptidase encodes MYLLRKSQAVGCMYALLVLASWGLSVPAAGVACVLLTAEVGWAAVESPAVVNWAGSEAQRKQWLQGLSMVGSGQWDEAGRLMNQLVSDGVSDVCLKRVQDWITAFTKLQSERRERRLKDYEQYVVWTKEDMRDKKWRRAVATCHRAFTNADDKEAFRRAAFVKELIEGAILAAEEYEKDHKWQNAATIYLYLKEIFPLEIRYRDAIERCQEHIRLEYAYAKDSDWENSVANIVPSMAKEAFKRVHSDYREQPNFKQMVVDALQQMQRMTEEPKLVKVFDKLKDADEVQEFRDRIQPHLARAQNRSKMSLTDIIEVFDRVLEINNEIGLFPQAVVIREFVHGSFKPLDQFSDMLWPADTEEFNKHTQGKFYGVGISIRKGPGEPIRVVTPLEDTPAYQAGIRPGDMITHINGKPAAPLSITRAVQEITGPPDSLVTLTIKRSGEGGKDERFDVKLKRAEVVIYTVKGQQRNPDGSWKYMIDPENRIGYLRMTNFTDETPGELKTALKSLTAQKMRGLILDLRGNPGGTLKAAVDVSNLFLDGDKQIVSTRDRKGQDMQMSTSEPEGEHYADFPLILLVNESSASASEIVAGALQVHHRALLVGERSFGKGSVQQVLPVSPTRSAFLKLTTARYYLPNGRCLHRDEDSETWGVDPDVEVDLVPKEMYKIASARLKSDILKGTGQDKLTEKELDRVLSTQPVVGEDEDIEDKADDDPDSKDEKDDEGARDDPNDWPEVDAQLDATLLLMRVRIETDQPWPMKNEALASTPEASTGS; translated from the coding sequence ATGTACCTGTTGCGAAAGAGCCAAGCCGTGGGTTGCATGTACGCCTTGCTGGTTCTGGCAAGCTGGGGATTATCGGTCCCGGCGGCTGGGGTGGCGTGTGTCTTGCTGACTGCCGAAGTGGGGTGGGCAGCCGTCGAATCACCGGCGGTGGTCAACTGGGCGGGGAGCGAGGCTCAGCGTAAGCAGTGGCTGCAGGGCTTGTCGATGGTGGGGTCGGGTCAGTGGGATGAGGCTGGCCGGCTGATGAACCAGTTGGTCTCCGATGGGGTTTCCGACGTTTGTCTAAAGCGTGTTCAAGACTGGATCACGGCCTTCACCAAGCTTCAGAGTGAGCGACGTGAGCGGCGGCTCAAGGACTATGAGCAGTACGTGGTGTGGACCAAGGAGGACATGAGGGACAAGAAGTGGCGGCGGGCGGTGGCCACCTGCCACCGGGCGTTCACCAACGCCGACGACAAGGAGGCCTTCCGCAGGGCCGCCTTTGTCAAGGAACTGATCGAGGGTGCCATTCTGGCCGCGGAGGAGTACGAGAAGGACCACAAATGGCAGAATGCGGCCACGATCTACCTGTATTTGAAGGAGATCTTCCCGCTGGAGATACGCTACCGCGACGCCATCGAGCGGTGTCAGGAGCACATCCGTCTGGAGTATGCCTATGCCAAGGACTCCGACTGGGAGAACTCGGTTGCCAACATTGTGCCGTCGATGGCCAAGGAGGCCTTCAAGCGGGTGCACTCCGACTATCGCGAGCAGCCGAACTTCAAGCAGATGGTGGTGGATGCCCTGCAGCAGATGCAGCGGATGACCGAAGAGCCGAAGCTGGTCAAGGTATTTGACAAGCTCAAGGACGCGGATGAGGTTCAGGAGTTCCGGGATCGCATCCAGCCGCACCTGGCCCGGGCTCAGAATCGCTCGAAGATGTCCTTGACGGACATCATCGAGGTGTTCGACCGGGTGCTGGAGATCAACAACGAGATCGGCCTGTTTCCCCAGGCGGTGGTGATCCGCGAGTTCGTGCACGGCTCCTTCAAGCCGCTCGACCAGTTCAGTGACATGCTCTGGCCGGCGGACACCGAGGAGTTCAACAAGCACACCCAGGGCAAGTTCTACGGGGTGGGCATTTCGATCCGCAAGGGCCCCGGCGAGCCGATCCGGGTCGTGACTCCGCTCGAGGACACACCGGCCTACCAGGCGGGCATTCGGCCGGGGGACATGATCACCCACATCAACGGCAAGCCGGCGGCTCCGCTGAGCATCACCCGGGCGGTGCAGGAGATCACCGGGCCCCCGGACAGCTTGGTGACCCTGACGATCAAGCGCTCCGGTGAAGGGGGCAAGGATGAGCGCTTTGACGTCAAGCTCAAGCGGGCCGAGGTGGTGATTTACACGGTCAAGGGCCAGCAGCGCAATCCTGACGGTTCCTGGAAGTACATGATCGATCCTGAGAACCGAATCGGTTACCTCCGCATGACGAACTTCACGGATGAGACGCCGGGTGAACTCAAGACCGCCCTGAAGTCGCTGACCGCGCAGAAGATGCGTGGTCTGATCCTCGATCTCCGCGGCAATCCCGGGGGCACGTTGAAGGCCGCGGTCGATGTCAGCAACCTCTTCCTCGATGGCGACAAGCAGATCGTTTCGACTCGCGACCGGAAGGGCCAGGACATGCAGATGTCGACCTCCGAGCCCGAAGGCGAGCACTATGCCGACTTCCCGCTGATCCTGCTGGTCAACGAGAGCAGCGCCAGTGCCTCCGAGATCGTGGCCGGAGCCTTGCAGGTTCATCATCGCGCTCTGCTGGTTGGAGAGCGGAGCTTCGGCAAGGGCAGCGTGCAGCAGGTTCTTCCGGTGAGCCCCACCCGCTCGGCGTTCCTCAAGCTGACCACCGCCCGCTACTACTTGCCCAACGGGCGGTGTCTGCACCGCGACGAGGACTCCGAGACCTGGGGTGTGGATCCCGACGTGGAGGTTGATCTGGTGCCCAAGGAGATGTACAAGATCGCCAGCGCCCGCCTCAAGAGCGACATCCTGAAAGGCACTGGTCAGGACAAGCTGACCGAGAAGGAACTTGACCGGGTGCTCTCCACCCAACCGGTCGTCGGCGAGGACGAGGACATCGAGGACAAGGCTGACGACGATCCTGATTCCAAGGACGAGAAGGACGACGAGGGGGCCCGAGACGACCCGAACGACTGGCCGGAAGTTGACGCTCAGCTGGACGCCACGTTGTTGCTGATGCGCGTCCGCATCGAGACCGACCAGCCCTGGCCGATGAAGAACGAGGCTCTTGCCTCCACACCTGAAGCAAGCACCGGGAGTTGA
- a CDS encoding STAS domain-containing protein, producing MPIENWSDDVLLVELSDDPQFTDDMTALLETVEKRSDLDVVLSFQEVNFLNSSNIAKLLKLRKLQVSSNHRKLKLCAINTHVWGVFLVTGLDKIFDVYDDVASGMLSLQLKN from the coding sequence ATGCCCATCGAGAACTGGTCAGATGACGTCCTGCTCGTCGAGTTGAGCGACGATCCGCAGTTCACCGACGACATGACCGCCCTTCTGGAGACGGTGGAGAAGCGCAGCGACCTCGACGTCGTACTCAGTTTCCAGGAAGTTAACTTCCTGAACTCATCGAACATCGCCAAGCTCCTCAAACTCCGCAAACTGCAGGTCAGCAGCAACCACCGCAAGCTCAAGCTCTGCGCCATCAACACCCACGTCTGGGGCGTGTTCCTGGTCACAGGCCTGGACAAGATCTTCGACGTCTACGACGACGTCGCCAGTGGCATGCTCAGCCTCCAGCTCAAGAACTGA
- a CDS encoding exo-alpha-sialidase: MHIGHEGTVVASEPGTDRQSCAFPGICVLPTGRWLCTFRAAPAKLATVGQHVLLTWSDDEGRSWCKPRALCVPPRIEGRPGLFRAAYLTALGGDRLLAVLCWVDHSDPSRPFFNEQTQGLLDSRILLSWSEDGGGRWSSPLLVDTAPFHVPTPITGPVLCLGNGDLACQFELNKPYEDCGVWRHRSVLLYSCDSGRTWPEHAITSGDPANRVFYWDQRPAVLNDGRILDLFWTYDNEAAVYLSIHARLSIDHGRTWSDLWDTGVSGQPAAPVELGDGRVAMVYVHRDGPPVIKLLCSEDGGRSWPAGSGLTIHETGLGSQTRVKGSMQDSWAEMGAFSVGLPATAALPGGDVLVVYYAGPHADRTDIRWSRVRP; the protein is encoded by the coding sequence ATGCACATCGGTCACGAAGGTACGGTTGTTGCTTCCGAGCCCGGCACTGACCGGCAGAGCTGCGCTTTTCCGGGCATCTGCGTGTTGCCGACCGGGCGCTGGCTGTGCACGTTTCGGGCGGCGCCGGCCAAGCTGGCGACGGTGGGCCAGCATGTTCTGCTCACCTGGTCAGATGACGAGGGTCGATCCTGGTGTAAGCCCCGCGCGCTGTGTGTACCGCCGAGGATCGAAGGTCGTCCGGGGCTGTTCCGGGCCGCCTATCTGACCGCGCTGGGCGGGGATCGTCTGCTGGCGGTGTTGTGCTGGGTTGATCACTCGGACCCGTCGCGTCCTTTCTTCAATGAGCAGACCCAGGGACTGCTCGATTCGCGGATTCTGCTGTCGTGGTCCGAGGATGGGGGTGGTCGCTGGTCATCGCCGCTCCTGGTTGACACCGCTCCGTTCCACGTGCCGACGCCGATCACCGGGCCGGTTCTGTGTCTGGGCAACGGCGATCTCGCCTGCCAGTTCGAGTTGAACAAGCCATACGAGGACTGCGGTGTATGGCGGCATCGCTCGGTGCTTCTGTATTCCTGCGATTCGGGCAGGACCTGGCCGGAGCACGCGATCACCAGTGGTGACCCGGCCAACCGGGTCTTCTACTGGGATCAGCGTCCCGCGGTGCTGAATGATGGGCGGATTCTCGATCTGTTCTGGACTTACGACAACGAGGCGGCGGTCTACCTCAGCATCCACGCCCGGCTGTCGATTGATCATGGCCGGACGTGGTCGGATCTGTGGGATACGGGGGTGTCCGGCCAGCCCGCGGCGCCGGTGGAACTGGGTGACGGGCGAGTGGCGATGGTATATGTGCATCGTGACGGTCCGCCCGTGATCAAGCTCTTGTGCAGCGAGGACGGGGGGCGGAGTTGGCCGGCCGGTTCGGGGCTGACGATTCATGAGACCGGACTGGGTTCCCAGACGCGGGTGAAGGGATCGATGCAGGATTCATGGGCGGAGATGGGTGCGTTTTCGGTCGGTCTGCCGGCCACGGCCGCGCTGCCCGGCGGTGACGTCCTGGTGGTGTATTACGCCGGTCCGCATGCCGACCGGACGGACATTCGGTGGTCTCGGGTGCGGCCATGA
- a CDS encoding trimethylamine methyltransferase family protein, protein MSRMQIRVLSDAEIESLHARTLDVFERIGIRITHAETLGRLARRGARVHEASGIARFDRRLIEELLALAPAVARETGLNGRPLEVGGKNRYYLSLILDPFIIPYCGGPRPPVLEDVRRHTIIGESLDRVASMMRMQFPVNDVPEPDSYYKTMEVFLAHATKHIAAYPTSEKNCQDWMDVAAVIADAAGLDAQTTPLLSVAMAVTSPMVIHGMNIQIMKMAMERCYPIISTVCPMAGMTSPYSRAGTLLAANVEALAPVLITQTYKPGHPVLYGIGPSVADMRTGRDRYYGAEKMIFKTAATQLGQFYHLPVSGEAGGSLTWRPDVQNGAESMAYLLASVTGGQNVIGGLGSLHNANGMSAEQIIMQCGLIDMAEYLAGGLDLDEEKLGLRSLAEAQPGGNFLTDDLTVRLLRSGEFFESPYFDLTGGYRDNAPGMYEIAHQTAEQLVSNYRPTVPSKVVETVQRFFAHKYQDKSLAV, encoded by the coding sequence ATGAGCAGAATGCAGATCCGCGTCTTGAGCGACGCCGAAATCGAATCGCTCCACGCCCGGACACTGGACGTCTTCGAGCGAATCGGGATTCGGATCACCCACGCCGAGACCCTGGGCAGGCTGGCTCGGAGAGGAGCTCGCGTCCATGAGGCGTCGGGCATCGCCCGTTTCGATCGCCGACTGATCGAGGAACTACTGGCCCTGGCTCCGGCGGTGGCCCGGGAAACCGGCCTGAACGGGCGGCCACTCGAGGTCGGTGGCAAAAACCGCTACTACCTCTCTCTTATCCTCGACCCCTTCATCATTCCATACTGCGGCGGCCCAAGACCCCCGGTCCTCGAAGACGTCCGCCGTCACACGATCATCGGCGAGTCGCTGGACCGGGTGGCCTCCATGATGCGGATGCAGTTCCCCGTCAACGATGTGCCCGAGCCGGACAGCTACTACAAAACCATGGAGGTCTTCCTTGCTCACGCCACCAAGCACATCGCCGCCTATCCCACCTCGGAGAAGAACTGCCAGGATTGGATGGACGTGGCCGCGGTCATCGCCGACGCAGCAGGACTCGACGCCCAAACCACTCCTCTGCTCAGCGTCGCGATGGCCGTCACCAGCCCCATGGTGATCCACGGCATGAACATCCAGATCATGAAGATGGCCATGGAGCGCTGCTATCCCATCATCTCAACGGTGTGTCCGATGGCGGGCATGACCTCGCCCTACTCGCGGGCCGGGACCCTCCTGGCAGCCAACGTGGAGGCGCTCGCGCCGGTCCTCATCACCCAGACCTACAAGCCGGGCCATCCCGTGCTCTACGGCATCGGCCCCTCGGTGGCGGACATGCGCACCGGGCGGGATCGCTACTACGGCGCCGAGAAGATGATCTTCAAGACCGCCGCGACCCAGCTGGGGCAGTTCTACCACCTTCCTGTCTCCGGAGAGGCCGGAGGAAGCCTCACCTGGCGACCGGACGTCCAGAACGGAGCCGAGAGCATGGCCTACCTGCTGGCATCCGTCACCGGCGGGCAGAACGTCATCGGCGGCCTGGGCAGCTTGCACAACGCCAACGGTATGAGCGCCGAACAGATCATCATGCAGTGCGGCCTGATCGACATGGCCGAGTACCTGGCAGGCGGCCTCGACCTGGATGAGGAGAAGCTTGGCCTTCGATCGCTTGCCGAGGCGCAGCCCGGCGGGAACTTCCTGACCGACGATCTGACCGTCCGGCTGCTGCGCAGCGGCGAGTTCTTCGAAAGCCCCTATTTCGACCTGACCGGCGGATACCGTGACAACGCCCCGGGCATGTACGAAATCGCCCACCAGACCGCCGAACAACTCGTGAGCAACTACCGACCGACCGTTCCCTCAAAGGTCGTCGAGACCGTCCAACGGTTCTTCGCCCACAAGTACCAAGACAAATCGCTGGCGGTGTAG
- a CDS encoding aminotransferase class III-fold pyridoxal phosphate-dependent enzyme gives MTEGPSQLTWEIWRECLDRQIGPGRCCGGLFFPDPMVRPERVDAVNDFLVDQLRTHTNSRGLIVIHPDYPRDRVEHYLEVQQIAGFKVYHTFSQSQPTFDASIESFMPEWAWQTANERGLLVMLHMVRRLALADSANQQYLRDRCRQYPAAQLVLAHAARGFHAPNTRCGLPALKGLNNVWFDTSAICEPDALVAILEAFGPRRLMWGSDFPVSQTRGKCVTLGNGFAWLQPETVQWDRCTVHGSPTLVGLESLLALRQAAESTGLNVVDLQDIFHDNASRLLAIKPASGTETQSLYRYARRRIPGGTQLLSKRPEMLAPDQWPAYFREARGCEVWDLDGRHYFDMSTNGIGSCLLGFRDPDVTRAVRRRLMLGAMSTLNPPEEVALADRLCTLHPWAEQVRFGRSGGEAVAVAVRIARATTRRSAVAICGYHGWHDWYLAANLGEADGLRGHLLPGLDPGGVPAELRGTTVAFRFNSREDFQGVLDRCGHRLAAVVMEPSRFHPPDSGFLELVRDGTHHCGALLIFDEITIGWRLCFGGAHLKFGVHPDMAVFAKALGNGHPMAAIIGTPKAMAGAHESFISSTYWTESIGPVATLATLDKLAAQDVPAHIARIGTAVAEHWQVHGARHGLPIAMDGGFPCLAHFRFDHPLEPELRTLYTQWMLERGFLAGCTLYPTLAHEDEVVAAYGAAIDEVFGRMAEALRADTVRRQLKGPVAHSGFKRLT, from the coding sequence ATGACCGAGGGGCCTTCCCAGCTCACCTGGGAAATCTGGCGCGAATGCCTGGACCGGCAGATTGGCCCCGGACGATGCTGCGGCGGCCTCTTCTTTCCCGATCCCATGGTGCGGCCGGAACGTGTGGATGCGGTCAACGATTTCCTCGTCGACCAGCTCAGAACCCATACGAACAGCCGCGGCCTCATCGTCATCCACCCCGACTACCCCCGCGATCGCGTCGAGCACTATCTGGAAGTCCAACAGATCGCCGGCTTCAAAGTCTATCACACGTTCAGCCAGAGCCAGCCTACGTTCGATGCCTCCATCGAGAGTTTCATGCCTGAGTGGGCATGGCAGACGGCGAACGAGCGCGGCCTCCTCGTCATGCTGCACATGGTGCGCCGACTCGCCCTGGCCGACTCGGCTAACCAGCAGTACCTGCGGGACAGATGCAGGCAGTATCCCGCGGCCCAGCTGGTCCTCGCCCACGCAGCGCGCGGCTTCCATGCACCCAATACGCGGTGCGGCCTGCCCGCGCTGAAGGGCCTGAATAACGTCTGGTTCGACACGTCTGCGATCTGTGAACCCGATGCACTGGTCGCCATCCTTGAGGCGTTCGGCCCCCGAAGACTGATGTGGGGCAGCGACTTCCCCGTGTCACAAACCCGCGGCAAGTGCGTGACGCTCGGCAACGGATTCGCCTGGCTGCAGCCGGAGACGGTGCAGTGGGATCGATGCACCGTCCACGGCTCGCCGACGCTGGTCGGACTCGAGTCGCTCCTCGCCCTCCGCCAGGCAGCCGAGAGCACCGGCCTGAACGTCGTCGACCTCCAGGACATCTTCCACGACAACGCAAGCCGCCTGCTGGCCATCAAACCCGCCTCGGGCACTGAAACACAGAGTCTCTATCGATATGCCCGCCGGCGAATCCCCGGCGGAACACAGCTGCTCAGCAAGCGCCCGGAAATGCTCGCACCCGATCAATGGCCGGCTTACTTCCGCGAGGCCCGCGGATGCGAGGTCTGGGATCTCGACGGGCGCCACTACTTCGACATGTCCACCAACGGGATCGGAAGCTGCCTGCTCGGCTTTCGCGATCCCGACGTGACTCGAGCCGTTAGGCGCCGCTTGATGCTCGGGGCCATGTCGACGCTGAACCCGCCGGAGGAAGTCGCCCTGGCCGACCGGCTCTGCACCCTCCACCCCTGGGCGGAACAGGTTCGCTTCGGCCGCTCCGGCGGCGAGGCCGTGGCGGTCGCCGTCCGCATCGCCCGGGCAACCACACGGCGATCAGCCGTGGCCATCTGCGGCTACCACGGCTGGCACGACTGGTACCTGGCGGCCAACCTCGGCGAGGCCGACGGCCTCCGGGGCCACCTGCTGCCCGGCCTCGACCCCGGGGGCGTACCGGCCGAACTGCGGGGAACAACCGTGGCTTTCCGCTTCAACAGCCGCGAGGACTTCCAGGGCGTCCTCGATCGCTGCGGCCACCGACTGGCCGCCGTGGTCATGGAACCGAGCCGATTCCACCCTCCAGACAGCGGCTTTCTGGAGCTGGTCCGGGACGGCACCCATCACTGCGGCGCCCTGCTCATCTTCGATGAGATCACCATCGGCTGGCGACTGTGCTTCGGAGGCGCTCATCTCAAGTTCGGGGTCCACCCGGACATGGCCGTCTTCGCCAAGGCATTGGGCAACGGCCACCCCATGGCCGCAATCATCGGTACCCCGAAAGCCATGGCCGGCGCCCACGAATCGTTCATCAGCAGTACCTACTGGACGGAAAGCATCGGCCCGGTCGCCACCCTCGCCACCCTCGACAAGCTCGCGGCTCAGGACGTGCCTGCCCACATCGCCCGGATCGGAACCGCCGTTGCCGAACACTGGCAGGTGCACGGCGCCCGCCACGGGCTGCCGATCGCAATGGATGGCGGGTTCCCCTGCCTCGCGCACTTCCGCTTCGACCATCCCCTGGAACCGGAATTGCGTACCCTCTACACCCAGTGGATGCTCGAGCGCGGCTTCCTGGCTGGCTGTACCCTCTATCCAACGTTGGCCCACGAGGACGAGGTGGTGGCCGCCTATGGGGCGGCGATCGACGAGGTGTTCGGGAGAATGGCCGAGGCACTCCGGGCAGACACCGTTCGGCGGCAACTGAAGGGCCCCGTAGCCCACAGCGGATTCAAGCGGCTGACCTGA